The following are encoded in a window of Sporosarcina luteola genomic DNA:
- a CDS encoding DUF4362 domain-containing protein: MPKKLYFLLLLGLCLIAGCSYDSEKAVKNGDVINMNGPIFNFDRFQHFLESVEADEAASVRITNYTLEGNPTLYNLSFDGTEFDLKIDRSKNKERGDNPRKMSMSCTELVEDEGQQLFIYTLEGCQQGTSADSFLLLNILKEQIEDHEH; the protein is encoded by the coding sequence ATGCCGAAAAAGTTGTATTTCCTTTTGCTGCTTGGATTATGCCTAATAGCCGGTTGTTCGTACGATAGTGAAAAAGCCGTCAAAAATGGGGATGTCATCAATATGAACGGACCCATTTTCAATTTTGACCGATTCCAACATTTCTTAGAAAGTGTCGAAGCGGATGAAGCAGCCTCCGTCCGAATTACCAACTACACCCTTGAAGGAAACCCGACATTGTACAATTTATCTTTCGATGGAACTGAATTCGATTTGAAAATCGACCGGTCGAAAAATAAGGAGCGAGGGGACAATCCTCGGAAAATGAGCATGTCCTGCACGGAACTGGTGGAAGATGAAGGACAGCAATTGTTCATTTATACGTTGGAGGGGTGCCAGCAAGGGACCTCTGCCGATAGTTTTCTGCTATTAAATATCTTGAAAGAGCAAATCGAAGACCACGAGCATTAA
- a CDS encoding GNAT family N-acetyltransferase gives MRLERPSLKWKTEHITYMNEWDDDRMTPSSFHLQADIPYEVYLEEMAAKEAGLDNRMLNTNYFLIDDNERIVGMVNIRHGLNDSLRQIGGHIGYGIRPAERRKGYATYLLSEALKKTDLLGIRSVLVTCNADNVGSAAVIIKNGGVEDESFTEPHGNVVRRFWIERG, from the coding sequence ATGCGGCTTGAGAGACCGTCCTTGAAGTGGAAAACAGAACATATTACATATATGAATGAGTGGGATGATGACCGAATGACACCTAGCAGTTTTCATTTGCAAGCGGACATTCCTTATGAAGTGTATTTGGAAGAAATGGCGGCAAAGGAAGCAGGGCTAGACAACCGGATGCTGAATACGAATTATTTTCTCATCGATGACAACGAACGGATCGTAGGAATGGTTAATATCCGGCATGGCTTGAATGACTCTTTACGCCAAATCGGCGGACACATCGGCTACGGAATCCGCCCTGCAGAACGGCGGAAGGGGTATGCGACCTATTTGCTTTCCGAAGCATTGAAGAAAACGGATCTGCTGGGCATTCGGTCTGTGCTGGTCACATGCAATGCAGACAATGTCGGTTCAGCCGCTGTCATTATCAAAAATGGCGGTGTAGAGGACGAGAGCTTCACGGAACCGCATGGCAATGTCGTTCGTAGGTTTTGGATTGAACGAGGATAA